The DNA sequence AGAAATAGCCATAAGTGCCGATGATTGGGCAAACGCCATTGGTACAATTTCATGGGAAATTCTCTGTAGTTTCAAACACCGTCTTCCTCGCATCAATCTATATGAAACATAAAAGCTAGGTGAAAATAAAACCAAGATTGACTTCAGTTTAGAAAAAAATCTCTCCTCTCCTGTGGGAGAGAGGTTGGGGGTGAGGGCAAAACGTTTTGATACTGACTGACTTTAACAAAGTGCCACCATTAAAATACTTTTCAGCAAACCTTAATTATTAACTTACCCTTTAGGTGATAATTAATAATTGGTAAATTAAAAACATATATTGATTTTAAGATAAGGAATAAAAATAAATGACTTTAGCTGAATTAATCGATAAAGGTGGAGTTGCCATCTGGCCTTTATTATTTCTCTCGATTCTAGCTCTAGGAACAATTATAGAGCGTATTTGGTTTTGGTCAAAAGTCTTAATTAAAGAAGAGTTGATTCTTAACAGTATTATGGATGCGGCAATGACTAATTGGGGAAAAGCAGGGGAAATCGCCTCCCGTTATCGTAATCATCCTTTAGGTAAATTTTTAAATACCCCTCTACAGTTGGACAATCCTGATCCAGACGTATTTCATTTAGCCTTAGAAACAGGGGCAGATGATGAATTGGCTTTAATGCGTAAAGGAGACAAAATTTTAGAAGGTGTTATTGCCCTCGCTCCTTTATTAGGATTATTAGGTACTGTATTAGGTTTAATTCGCTCTCTAGGTTCAATTTCTGTCAGTGATTTGGGTACAGCTTCCACTACTGGGGTAACATTAGGTATTGGCGAATCTTTAATTTCCACTGCCATGGGGTTAATTGTAGCTATTATTAGTGTGGTTTTCTATCGCCTATTTCAGGCATTCTGGTTTAACCAAGTGCGTATTTTTCGCAAGGCGGGTAGTGATTTAGAAGTTATTTACCGTCAAAGATGGCATCAAACTCATCCTCATTCAGAGTTTATCAGTTAAAAATTAGGATTCGCTGAAACCGTTTTTTTGAGAAAAGTAGGTGTCAGATGTCAGGTGTCAGGTGTCAGGCTAAAAGTAATCAGTTTTAAGTAATTAATGTTGTGCAATTATTCAGTATGTTAAGTCAAAGTAGGTTTCAGGCTTCAAGCTGACAGATATTTTCATTTTAATCAAACATTTTTCTTTAATTCCAAACTCTAATTATTGATGATTATTTAATATTCTAAAATAGCCATAATTTCTTCAAAAGGTAACGCTTTAGTAAATAAGTATCCTTGGGCATACTGACAATCTAGCTCTAAAACAATAATCCACTGTATTTCATTTTCAATGCCTTCGACAATTACTTCCATATTAAGTCCTTTTGCCATAGTAGAAATTGCTGAAACAATAGCTTTGTCTTGATAGTTATCTTTGATGTTTTTGACAAAGTCTTGAGATATTTTTAAATAGTGAAAGGGAAATTTTTTAATACTTGTAAAAAGTGTATCCTGATGACCAAAATCATCTAATGCTATTTTTAAACCTAAAGATAATAGTTTTTTTAAAATTACTTTTCCCTCTGGGTTTTCTAACCAAATATTATCTCTAATTTCTATGATTAGATTGTGAGTGTAAGCTATATTATCTTCTATTATTTTAATAAATTTTTGACTATATTTTTGGTCTTCAATTAGTTTGCGAGAAATATTGATTGCAATGGGAATATCTCGAAAAATACTTTCAGAATATGAGCATTTTTTGGCAATAATATCTTCTATCATCCAGATAGTTATGTCATTAATAATCTTCTGGTTTTCGGCAA is a window from the Cyanobacterium sp. Dongsha4 genome containing:
- a CDS encoding MotA/TolQ/ExbB proton channel family protein; this encodes MTLAELIDKGGVAIWPLLFLSILALGTIIERIWFWSKVLIKEELILNSIMDAAMTNWGKAGEIASRYRNHPLGKFLNTPLQLDNPDPDVFHLALETGADDELALMRKGDKILEGVIALAPLLGLLGTVLGLIRSLGSISVSDLGTASTTGVTLGIGESLISTAMGLIVAIISVVFYRLFQAFWFNQVRIFRKAGSDLEVIYRQRWHQTHPHSEFIS